In Xenorhabdus poinarii G6, the following are encoded in one genomic region:
- the corA gene encoding magnesium/cobalt transporter CorA, which produces MLNAFKLENHRLLRLEVEEGDQLSDAMWVDLVGLGDHDRLRVQNELGQVLATRTELDDIEASARFFEDEDGMHVHSFFYFEDAEDHAGNSTVAFTIRDGRLYTLRERELPAFRLYRMRARNQTMVDGNAYELLMDLFETKIEQLADVIENIYSALESLSRVIMKGKQGDEFDSALSNLAEQEDIGWKVRLCLMDSQRALNFLVRRARLPTNQLEQAREILRDIESLLPHNESLFQKVNFLMQAAMGFINIEQSRIIKIFSVVSVVFLPPTLVASSYGMNFQFMPELSWTFGYPAAIGLMIAAGLAPYLYFKRKNWL; this is translated from the coding sequence ATGCTGAACGCATTTAAATTAGAGAATCATCGCCTGCTCCGTCTTGAAGTTGAAGAAGGTGATCAGTTATCTGACGCCATGTGGGTTGACTTAGTGGGTCTGGGGGATCATGATCGCCTCCGTGTCCAAAATGAGCTGGGACAAGTCCTGGCAACCCGCACGGAATTGGATGATATTGAGGCATCCGCGCGTTTTTTTGAAGATGAAGATGGTATGCATGTCCATTCATTCTTCTATTTTGAAGATGCCGAAGACCATGCTGGCAACTCGACTGTCGCATTTACTATCCGTGACGGTCGTCTCTACACATTGCGAGAGCGTGAACTCCCTGCATTTCGATTATACCGGATGCGTGCCCGTAATCAGACGATGGTTGACGGGAACGCCTATGAACTGCTGATGGATTTGTTCGAAACCAAAATCGAACAATTGGCTGATGTGATTGAAAATATCTACAGTGCGCTGGAGTCCCTGAGCCGGGTCATTATGAAGGGGAAGCAGGGTGATGAATTTGATTCTGCGTTGTCTAATCTGGCCGAGCAGGAAGACATTGGCTGGAAAGTGCGTTTGTGTTTGATGGATAGCCAGCGTGCGCTGAATTTTCTTGTGCGCCGTGCCCGCTTACCGACCAATCAATTGGAACAGGCGCGTGAAATTCTGCGGGATATTGAATCCTTGTTGCCGCACAATGAATCACTGTTTCAGAAAGTTAACTTTTTAATGCAGGCAGCAATGGGTTTTATCAATATCGAACAGAGCCGCATTATCAAAATTTTCTCCGTTGTTTCCGTGGTATTCCTGCCACCGACGCTGGTGGCGTCCAGTTATGGGATGAATTTCCAATTTATGCCGGAACTGAGCTGGACATTCGGCTACCCTGCGGCCATTGGCTTAATGATTGCAGCGGGTCTAGCCCCTTACCTCTACTTTAAGCGGAAAAACTGGCTGTAG
- the uvrD gene encoding DNA helicase II yields MVIMDVSYLLESLNDKQREAVAASRSNMLVLAGAGSGKTRVLVHRIAWLLSVENAAPFSIMAVTFTNKAAAEMRHRIENLIGTSQGGMWIGTFHSLAHRLLRAHHLDANLPQDFQILDSEDQHRLIKRIIKAMNLDDKQWPARQGMWYINGKKDEGLRPQHIENYGNPVEATWLKIYQAYQEACDRAGLVDFAELLLRAHELWLNKPPILQHYRTRFTNILVDEFQDTNSIQYAWIRLLAGESGKVMIVGDDDQSIYGWRGAQVENIQRFLTDFPATATIRLEQNYRSTSNILKAANALIAHNHDRLGKNLWTEGREGEPIALYSAFNELDESRYVVSRIKHWLDNGGALKECAILYRSNAQSRVLEEALLQAAMPYRIYGGQRFFERQEIKDALSYLRLVANRHDDAAFERVVNTPTRGIGDRTLDVVRQVSRDQQKTLWESCLLLIQEKVLAGRAASALQRFIELIEALETETQEMPLHVQTDRIIRDSGLWAMYQQEKGEKAQARIENLEELVTATRQFSYQDEDENLLPLQAFLSHAALESGESQADASQDAVQLMTLHSAKGLEFPQVFIVGMEEGMFPSQMSIDEGGRLEEERRLAYVGVTRAMEKLTLTYAESRRLYGKEVHHRPSRFIGELPVECVAEVRLRATVSRPVSHKRLGTPISASDSGYALGQRVRHPKFGEGTIINIEGSGEHCRLQIAFQGEGIKWLVAAYARLETSQ; encoded by the coding sequence ATGGTAATTATGGACGTTTCTTATCTGCTCGAAAGTCTCAATGACAAACAACGCGAAGCGGTCGCAGCATCTCGCAGTAACATGCTGGTTCTGGCCGGTGCTGGCAGTGGTAAAACGCGTGTATTGGTTCACCGGATCGCATGGTTACTCTCAGTTGAAAATGCGGCGCCATTTTCTATCATGGCGGTTACGTTTACCAATAAAGCGGCGGCTGAGATGCGGCATCGCATTGAAAACCTGATTGGCACCAGTCAGGGAGGCATGTGGATTGGCACATTCCATAGTCTTGCTCACCGCTTGTTACGCGCTCATCATCTGGATGCTAATTTGCCGCAGGATTTTCAGATCCTCGATAGCGAAGATCAGCATCGTCTCATCAAACGCATCATCAAAGCGATGAATCTGGATGACAAACAGTGGCCGGCCCGTCAGGGAATGTGGTACATCAATGGCAAAAAAGATGAAGGCTTACGCCCACAGCACATTGAAAATTATGGCAATCCGGTCGAGGCGACCTGGCTGAAAATCTACCAGGCCTATCAGGAAGCGTGTGATCGCGCTGGATTGGTGGATTTTGCGGAATTACTGCTGCGAGCGCATGAACTCTGGTTGAACAAGCCGCCGATCCTGCAACATTATCGTACACGTTTCACCAATATTCTGGTGGACGAATTTCAGGATACGAACAGTATTCAATACGCCTGGATCCGTCTTCTGGCTGGTGAGAGTGGCAAGGTCATGATTGTCGGGGATGATGATCAGTCCATCTATGGTTGGCGTGGGGCTCAGGTCGAAAATATTCAGCGCTTCCTCACCGATTTTCCGGCAACGGCAACAATCCGTCTGGAACAGAATTATCGTTCGACCAGCAATATCCTCAAGGCGGCTAATGCCCTGATTGCCCATAATCATGATCGTTTGGGTAAAAATTTATGGACAGAAGGGCGTGAAGGGGAACCGATTGCCCTTTATAGCGCCTTCAATGAGCTGGATGAATCCCGTTATGTTGTCAGCCGTATTAAGCATTGGTTGGATAACGGCGGGGCACTGAAAGAGTGTGCGATCCTGTATCGAAGCAATGCGCAATCCCGTGTCTTGGAAGAAGCACTGTTGCAGGCTGCCATGCCTTACCGCATTTACGGTGGTCAGCGCTTCTTCGAGCGTCAGGAAATCAAAGATGCTTTGTCTTACTTGCGCTTGGTCGCAAACCGTCACGATGATGCGGCTTTTGAACGCGTGGTCAATACGCCAACCCGTGGCATTGGTGACAGAACACTCGATGTTGTGCGTCAGGTGTCGCGTGATCAGCAAAAAACCTTGTGGGAAAGTTGCTTATTATTGATACAGGAAAAAGTGCTGGCGGGTCGGGCGGCCTCTGCTTTGCAGCGTTTTATTGAGTTAATTGAAGCGCTGGAAACAGAGACTCAGGAAATGCCATTGCATGTACAGACCGATCGTATTATCCGTGATTCTGGCTTATGGGCGATGTATCAACAGGAAAAAGGCGAAAAGGCGCAGGCGCGTATTGAAAACCTTGAAGAACTCGTCACCGCAACCCGCCAATTCAGCTATCAGGACGAAGATGAAAATCTGCTGCCATTGCAGGCCTTCCTGTCCCATGCCGCACTTGAATCGGGTGAAAGTCAGGCAGATGCCAGTCAGGATGCGGTGCAACTGATGACTTTGCATTCAGCGAAAGGTTTGGAATTCCCACAAGTCTTTATTGTCGGTATGGAAGAAGGCATGTTTCCGAGCCAGATGTCCATTGACGAGGGCGGCCGGTTGGAAGAAGAGCGCCGTCTGGCCTATGTCGGTGTGACCAGAGCGATGGAAAAACTGACACTGACTTATGCGGAAAGTCGTCGGTTATATGGTAAGGAAGTGCATCACCGTCCCTCGCGTTTTATCGGTGAACTTCCGGTGGAATGCGTGGCAGAAGTTCGCCTGCGGGCAACCGTCTCCCGCCCGGTTAGTCACAAACGGCTTGGTACGCCAATCAGCGCCAGTGACAGTGGTTACGCGCTTGGGCAGCGTGTACGTCATCCTAAATTTGGTGAAGGGACGATTATCAATATAGAAGGCAGCGGGGAACATTGCCGGTTGCAAATTGCGTTTCAGGGTGAAGGGATTAAATGGCTGGTAGCCGCTTATGCCAGGCTGGAAACGAGCCAATAA
- the dapF gene encoding diaminopimelate epimerase: MQFAKMHGLGNDFMVVDAVTQNVYFSPELICRLADRHTGVGFDQLLIVEAPYDPDLDFHYRIFNADGSEVSQCGNGARCFARFVRLKGLTNKRDIKVSTQAGRMVLSITHDDQVCVNMGEPVFEPQRVPFRAHKAEKTYIIRAVERTVLCGVVSMGNPHCVIAVDDVDTAEVAILGPVLESHERFPERANIGFMQIMNRGHIRLRVFERGVGETQACGSGACAAVAVGIQQDLLDKQVRVDLPGGILQIRWDGPGNPLFMTGPATHIYDGTIHL; this comes from the coding sequence ATGCAGTTCGCCAAAATGCATGGTCTTGGCAACGACTTTATGGTCGTTGATGCAGTGACCCAAAATGTTTATTTTTCTCCAGAGTTAATTTGTCGTCTGGCTGATCGACATACGGGGGTCGGCTTTGATCAGCTCTTGATTGTTGAAGCCCCCTATGATCCTGACTTAGATTTTCACTATCGCATTTTTAACGCTGATGGTAGTGAAGTTTCTCAGTGTGGTAATGGTGCACGTTGCTTCGCTCGTTTTGTTCGTCTGAAGGGGCTGACCAATAAACGTGACATCAAGGTCAGTACGCAAGCAGGGCGGATGGTGTTGAGCATCACACATGATGATCAAGTCTGTGTCAACATGGGAGAACCGGTTTTTGAACCGCAGCGTGTTCCTTTCCGCGCGCATAAAGCGGAGAAAACCTATATTATTCGCGCTGTCGAACGCACCGTGCTCTGTGGGGTTGTGTCAATGGGGAATCCTCACTGCGTTATAGCGGTTGATGATGTAGACACGGCCGAAGTGGCAATCTTGGGGCCTGTATTAGAAAGCCATGAACGTTTTCCTGAACGGGCTAATATTGGTTTCATGCAGATAATGAACCGGGGGCATATCCGCTTGCGTGTCTTTGAGCGTGGTGTTGGTGAGACGCAGGCATGTGGTAGCGGAGCCTGTGCTGCTGTCGCAGTCGGTATTCAACAGGATCTGCTGGATAAGCAAGTTCGAGTTGATCTTCCAGGGGGGATATTGCAAATTCGTTGGGATGGGCCGGGTAACCCCCTTTTTATGACCGGGCCAGCAACCCACATCTATGATGGTACGATTCATTTGTGA
- the yigB gene encoding 5-amino-6-(5-phospho-D-ribitylamino)uracil phosphatase YigB, which yields MRFYRPLAPFAAMTFDLDDTLYDNHPVIEKTEKEVLCFIRQYDARFGHFEHEDLHVYRQAILEREPDIYHNMTLWRRQSAELMFTHYGFNHEEAVRGTDEIMSCFTYWRNQIPVPQSTHQTLAVLAEKIPLVAITNGNAEPAACGLAPYFAFVLKAGVDGRAKPYPDMYHVAAERLNLPVHQILHVGDNLNTDVKGALYCGMQSCWINMGNKNLMQEPEGRLIPHVEISDLASLIALI from the coding sequence ATGCGTTTTTATCGGCCGCTCGCGCCGTTTGCTGCGATGACTTTCGATCTGGATGATACCCTTTACGATAATCATCCTGTCATCGAGAAAACCGAAAAAGAAGTGTTATGTTTTATCAGGCAGTACGATGCTCGGTTCGGTCATTTTGAGCATGAAGATCTGCATGTGTACCGTCAGGCCATTCTTGAACGGGAACCGGATATTTACCACAATATGACATTATGGCGTCGCCAGTCCGCAGAACTCATGTTTACCCATTATGGTTTCAATCATGAGGAAGCCGTCCGTGGTACAGATGAAATCATGTCTTGCTTTACCTACTGGCGTAATCAAATTCCTGTTCCACAATCGACTCATCAGACGTTGGCGGTATTGGCGGAAAAAATCCCGTTGGTGGCAATTACCAATGGGAATGCGGAACCGGCCGCCTGTGGGCTGGCACCTTATTTTGCGTTTGTTCTGAAAGCGGGCGTTGATGGGCGTGCTAAACCTTACCCTGATATGTACCATGTGGCGGCAGAGCGCCTGAACCTACCTGTACATCAGATTCTGCATGTGGGGGATAATCTGAATACCGATGTCAAAGGGGCGCTTTATTGTGGTATGCAGTCTTGCTGGATCAACATGGGGAATAAAAATTTGATGCAAGAACCGGAAGGGCGTCTGATCCCACATGTTGAGATTTCTGATTTAGCTTCTTTAATAGCACTGATATAA
- a CDS encoding class I SAM-dependent methyltransferase has protein sequence MTDFEHAVESNRRAWDASADSHLRTHSWKGLLQAVQGEDFSCLDETLGGVLRELDLVGKAVVQVGCNNGREVLSLYAFGVERAVGIDQSAAFLAQARQLAENSPHQPRFVEANAYDLPAELNGQFDLLLITIGVLNWMPDIERFFASVSGLLKPAGHLVIYETHPFLEMLEPESERPFELRNDYFTAKPYVSREAIIYEGCGSDTGVASYWYVHELGSILGGLLSAGLRLSHFKEYRHSNREELYDLYESGPLTLPMCYTLVSVKV, from the coding sequence ATGACGGATTTTGAACACGCTGTAGAAAGCAACCGGCGCGCCTGGGACGCGTCCGCCGACAGCCACCTGCGTACCCACAGCTGGAAGGGGCTGCTGCAGGCCGTGCAAGGCGAAGACTTCAGTTGCCTAGACGAGACGCTAGGTGGCGTGCTACGCGAGCTGGATCTGGTCGGCAAGGCGGTGGTTCAGGTCGGCTGCAACAACGGCCGGGAAGTGCTGTCGCTGTACGCCTTCGGCGTCGAGCGAGCGGTGGGGATCGACCAGTCCGCCGCTTTCCTCGCCCAGGCACGGCAACTGGCCGAGAATTCACCGCATCAGCCCCGTTTCGTCGAGGCCAACGCCTATGACTTGCCGGCCGAGCTGAATGGACAGTTCGACCTGCTTCTGATTACCATCGGCGTGCTGAACTGGATGCCTGACATTGAGCGCTTCTTCGCCTCGGTGAGCGGGCTGTTGAAGCCGGCCGGACACCTGGTGATCTATGAAACCCACCCCTTCCTAGAAATGCTCGAACCCGAGTCGGAGCGACCGTTCGAACTGCGCAACGACTATTTTACCGCTAAGCCTTATGTGTCCCGAGAAGCCATCATCTACGAGGGCTGCGGTAGCGATACCGGCGTCGCCAGCTATTGGTACGTCCACGAACTCGGCAGCATCCTTGGCGGGCTGCTCAGCGCGGGTTTGCGGCTGAGCCACTTCAAGGAATACCGTCACTCGAACCGCGAAGAACTCTACGACCTCTACGAGAGCGGCCCGCTGACGCTCCCGATGTGCTACACGCTGGTCTCGGTCAAGGTTTGA
- a CDS encoding DUF484 domain-containing protein, with product MSEKNDPLHIEKRLNDQAVVDYLVNNPEFFIRNASMVDKIKIPHPVRECISLMEWHMNRQRKRICYLEDDLNHLVEQAKQNEILFSRLLQLLSDLSGVQSLQAFLSCLSSWSKALGLSNSYIRLFSDKWHLGAPQNAPELAISRYAFETVRIKRFGEKNHYLGRLHGPEILLLMPQARHVGSVAISLLGSHGDLGMVIFNSHNKQHYHEDMGTDMLDHLAKLLPGLLSRWIERA from the coding sequence ATGAGTGAAAAAAACGATCCATTGCACATCGAAAAAAGACTGAATGATCAAGCTGTAGTGGATTATTTGGTGAATAATCCGGAATTTTTTATCCGTAATGCGAGTATGGTCGATAAGATCAAGATTCCCCATCCGGTACGGGAATGTATCTCTTTGATGGAATGGCATATGAATCGCCAGAGGAAACGCATCTGTTATCTGGAAGACGACCTGAACCACTTGGTCGAGCAGGCGAAGCAGAATGAAATACTGTTTAGCCGTTTATTGCAACTTCTGTCTGATCTCTCTGGCGTTCAGAGCTTGCAGGCGTTTCTCTCCTGTCTGAGTTCATGGTCAAAAGCACTTGGATTGAGTAACAGTTATATTCGGTTATTCAGTGATAAATGGCATCTGGGGGCACCACAAAACGCCCCTGAGTTGGCGATTTCCCGTTACGCCTTTGAAACTGTCCGTATTAAACGATTTGGTGAAAAAAATCATTATCTTGGTCGCTTACATGGCCCGGAGATCCTCCTGTTAATGCCACAGGCGCGCCATGTGGGTTCTGTGGCAATTTCCCTGCTGGGATCACACGGGGATTTAGGCATGGTGATTTTCAATAGCCACAATAAACAGCATTATCACGAAGACATGGGGACTGACATGCTCGACCATTTGGCGAAGCTGCTACCGGGGTTATTGTCCCGTTGGATTGAACGCGCATGA
- the lptM gene encoding LPS translocon maturation chaperone LptM has translation MKKQLRWSLTIITLLSLTGCGLKGPLYFPPAASVSMHNMDKAQPEKWSKNLASENRGSKDNISMGA, from the coding sequence ATGAAAAAACAACTTCGTTGGTCACTGACTATCATAACATTACTTTCTCTGACAGGTTGTGGCTTGAAAGGTCCGCTCTATTTTCCCCCTGCGGCATCGGTTTCTATGCACAACATGGATAAGGCACAGCCAGAAAAATGGTCAAAAAACCTGGCATCAGAAAACCGGGGATCAAAAGACAATATATCAATGGGTGCTTAG
- a CDS encoding LysR family transcriptional regulator, whose product MSNRTLINNISDILVFVKVANVRSFTTAAQLLGISRSAVGKSINRLEEQLSSRLMYRTTRSINLSEEGVIFYEHALKIINEVEEIESTLNKRNKTPEGRFRVDLPVSFGRMHVIPILFDFLSKWPEVEAEVTFSDYYSDLVRDGIDLAIRIGGNDDSRLIRKVLAPHRLITCASPNYLKNRGVPETPDDLFDHETLVFLHQGMPVSWHYQINNQCHDYRLKSRMLFHNSEALRDAALAGFGLIQVGAFLVGEQIRKGELIPVLESFCREEKPICAVYPTRHHLSQKVRKFIELIDDKWKGKAIWE is encoded by the coding sequence GTGTCAAATAGAACGCTTATTAATAATATCTCTGACATTTTGGTGTTTGTGAAAGTTGCCAATGTTCGTAGTTTTACTACAGCAGCACAGTTACTAGGAATTTCACGTTCTGCAGTAGGAAAGAGTATCAATAGATTAGAAGAGCAACTTTCTAGTCGTCTTATGTATAGAACTACTCGCAGTATAAATTTAAGTGAAGAGGGAGTCATATTTTATGAACATGCATTAAAAATCATTAACGAAGTGGAAGAAATAGAAAGTACTTTAAATAAGAGAAATAAAACCCCAGAGGGGCGTTTTCGAGTTGATCTTCCAGTCTCTTTTGGACGTATGCATGTAATACCTATTCTATTCGATTTTTTATCAAAATGGCCAGAAGTGGAGGCTGAAGTCACTTTTTCTGATTATTACAGCGATCTTGTACGTGATGGTATTGATCTAGCAATACGTATTGGAGGAAATGATGACAGTCGTCTTATTCGTAAAGTTCTTGCTCCACATAGATTAATTACCTGTGCATCACCAAACTATCTAAAAAATAGAGGGGTCCCGGAAACTCCAGATGATTTATTCGATCATGAAACGTTAGTATTTTTACATCAAGGTATGCCTGTTTCATGGCACTACCAAATTAATAATCAATGTCATGACTATCGATTGAAAAGTAGAATGCTTTTTCATAATTCTGAGGCTTTAAGAGATGCAGCATTAGCTGGATTTGGGTTAATTCAGGTAGGCGCATTTTTAGTAGGAGAGCAAATAAGAAAGGGAGAGTTAATACCTGTTCTGGAATCATTTTGCCGAGAAGAAAAACCTATTTGCGCGGTGTATCCTACGAGACATCATCTTTCTCAAAAGGTAAGAAAATTCATAGAGTTAATTGATGACAAATGGAAAGGAAAAGCCATTTGGGAATGA
- the cyaY gene encoding iron donor protein CyaY, protein MNDSEFHQLADQLMLHLEEQLDNYDGDSDIDYETNGGVMTLSFENGSKIIINRQEPFHQVWLATKSGGYHFNYRDNQWICDRSGNDFLAMLAHAITEQSGESFQFS, encoded by the coding sequence ATGAACGATAGTGAATTTCATCAATTGGCCGACCAATTGATGCTTCATCTTGAAGAGCAACTGGATAATTACGATGGCGATTCAGATATTGACTACGAAACAAACGGGGGGGTGATGACGCTGAGTTTTGAAAACGGCAGTAAAATCATCATTAATCGTCAGGAGCCTTTCCATCAGGTATGGCTGGCAACCAAAAGCGGCGGCTACCATTTTAATTATCGGGATAACCAATGGATCTGCGATCGCAGCGGCAATGATTTTCTTGCCATGCTGGCACACGCCATCACTGAACAGAGCGGTGAGTCCTTTCAATTTTCATGA
- the xerC gene encoding tyrosine recombinase XerC yields MSQPIDLLLAPVEDFLLYLRVERRLSPVTITNYRRHLVVLAQMSLEMGIDQWPDLDPAKVRMLTTRSRRAGLQSASLALRLSSLRCFLDWMVMQNKLEANPAKTVSTPRKKRHLPKNMDVDEVNQLLNINLNDPLSVRDRTMLEVMYGAGLRLSELVGLDCRHLDLESGEVWVHGKGSKERKVPFGRMAQAWLQRWLEMRELFKPEDDAVFISSQSGKRISARNVQKRFEQWGIRQGVSSHINPHKLRHSFATHILESSGDLRAVQELLGHANLSTTQIYTHLDFQHLTKVYDVAHPRAKRGKS; encoded by the coding sequence ATGAGCCAACCGATTGATTTACTGTTAGCTCCTGTGGAAGACTTTCTGCTCTATTTGCGGGTTGAACGACGCTTAAGCCCCGTCACCATTACTAACTACCGACGTCATTTGGTGGTTTTGGCGCAAATGTCACTGGAGATGGGCATCGATCAGTGGCCGGATCTGGACCCGGCTAAAGTCAGAATGTTGACGACCCGCAGTCGTCGAGCGGGATTACAGTCTGCCAGCCTTGCCCTGCGTCTTTCTTCTCTGCGTTGTTTTCTTGACTGGATGGTCATGCAAAATAAACTGGAGGCAAATCCCGCTAAAACAGTCAGTACCCCGCGCAAAAAACGCCACTTGCCTAAAAATATGGATGTGGACGAAGTGAATCAACTGCTCAACATTAATTTGAATGATCCGCTGTCAGTGCGTGACAGAACGATGTTGGAAGTCATGTATGGTGCGGGATTGCGTTTGTCTGAGCTGGTCGGGCTTGATTGTCGTCATCTGGATTTGGAAAGTGGGGAAGTCTGGGTTCATGGCAAGGGTAGCAAAGAGCGAAAAGTGCCGTTTGGCCGTATGGCGCAGGCATGGCTCCAGCGTTGGCTGGAAATGCGGGAATTATTTAAACCGGAAGATGATGCGGTTTTTATTTCCAGCCAGAGCGGGAAACGCATCTCGGCCCGTAACGTACAGAAACGCTTTGAACAGTGGGGGATTCGGCAAGGTGTTAGCAGTCACATCAACCCCCATAAATTACGTCACTCTTTTGCCACACATATTCTGGAATCCAGTGGTGATCTGCGGGCAGTACAAGAATTATTGGGTCATGCGAACCTGTCGACCACCCAGATCTATACCCATTTGGATTTTCAACACCTGACAAAAGTTTATGATGTGGCGCACCCCAGAGCCAAACGAGGGAAATCATAA
- a CDS encoding MFS transporter gives MVSNKDNNHITTRPWFAVTSIGLSTFSVVTTEMLPVGLLNPIADSLGTSVGTAGLMISLPALFAALFAPLVVLVSGRIDRRSILCLLMLLLVIANIVSAISTSLAWLLVARIAVGFCMGGIWAIAGGLAPRLVTPSSIGFATSIIFGGVAAASVFGVPIGALLGDAFGWRTSFFCMAIFASIVLLLLYSSLPSLPVSGSITFKQYMKVIVDKKVLIGLTITLFIVSGHFMAYTFVRPLLQFVSEFPSYWIGPILFMYGILGIIGNFIAGIISARNIILTMILISIFLTTSIILFPILGSSYIGSSIVILLWGLSYGGVSVSLMTWMMKSSPKAIEISTSLYISVFNIAIALGSFLGGYLVDKYGLLNNTFIAGVIALISFVFIVINRKKHYSE, from the coding sequence ATGGTATCTAATAAAGATAATAATCATATTACTACACGACCTTGGTTTGCTGTTACATCCATAGGATTGTCAACATTTTCCGTTGTGACCACAGAAATGTTACCCGTGGGTCTTTTAAATCCTATTGCAGACTCACTTGGAACATCTGTGGGTACAGCTGGATTAATGATTTCACTACCCGCATTGTTTGCCGCCTTATTTGCTCCTTTAGTTGTTCTCGTATCAGGTAGAATAGATCGCCGTAGTATTTTATGCTTATTGATGTTGCTTCTTGTTATTGCAAATATTGTATCGGCAATATCAACGAGCCTAGCTTGGCTTTTAGTTGCACGGATTGCTGTAGGATTCTGTATGGGAGGGATTTGGGCGATAGCAGGTGGTTTGGCTCCACGTCTAGTAACTCCTTCTTCTATAGGATTTGCAACATCCATTATTTTTGGTGGCGTTGCGGCAGCATCCGTTTTTGGTGTACCAATAGGCGCGCTTCTTGGCGATGCATTTGGATGGCGAACATCATTTTTCTGTATGGCCATTTTTGCATCTATAGTGTTACTTCTCCTTTATAGTTCACTGCCTTCTCTACCTGTATCAGGTTCAATCACGTTTAAGCAATATATGAAAGTAATAGTTGATAAAAAAGTTTTAATAGGACTTACTATTACACTTTTTATAGTAAGTGGTCATTTTATGGCATATACTTTTGTTCGACCATTACTTCAATTTGTTTCTGAATTTCCAAGTTATTGGATTGGTCCAATCTTATTTATGTATGGGATTTTGGGAATCATCGGAAACTTTATTGCTGGTATTATTTCTGCTCGAAATATTATTTTAACAATGATTTTAATATCAATTTTTTTAACTACTTCTATTATATTATTTCCTATATTAGGTTCTTCTTACATTGGGAGTTCAATAGTTATATTATTATGGGGATTATCTTATGGAGGTGTGTCCGTATCATTAATGACTTGGATGATGAAATCATCGCCTAAAGCTATAGAAATTTCTACATCTTTATATATTTCAGTTTTCAATATTGCAATTGCATTAGGTTCTTTCCTTGGCGGTTACTTGGTCGATAAATATGGTTTGTTAAATAATACATTTATAGCAGGAGTGATTGCTTTAATTTCATTTGTATTTATTGTTATTAACAGGAAAAAACATTACTCTGAGTAA